One genomic region from Nymphaea colorata isolate Beijing-Zhang1983 chromosome 12, ASM883128v2, whole genome shotgun sequence encodes:
- the LOC116265354 gene encoding uncharacterized protein LOC116265354 — protein MDVCFADKLSAGSKNADNLKTSSSAASYSSSSSYSVTDHSVSQHRRSKSASDKNLDSAKAAPSQSVHPSEQQVNEGGGNPAPHNAKPIPQDSRDPAVRSGTDHRASLENDIEVLQMRLLHERTMRNMLERAMGRASSTLSPGHRHFTAQTRELISEIELLEQEVANREKHVLSLYRSIFDQCISKTSSERNSGAASPAHDKNEARKHPSIISSSFCSSKKFPLQHLQVMASMKEHGKRSSTQTCKTRYNSLFSNKMDVDKEGHFRDCGKGQAGLLTGKTLLGSRTLKDHLYRCPCELSEELVRCMASIYHWLQGSASKKPKRKGCPSLTRSSTDVIIPKYMVEEEQHWSCKPVIEISWLSTDRNHFSHGSCAISSYRSLVEQLERVDVSQMEGIAKVAFWINVYNSLVMHAHLAYGIPRSSVRRMALFHKAAYNIGGCIVSANSIEHFILCFRTPRIGRWFEPILSTALRMKSGESQVVRSKFGVSEAHPIVCFALCTGACSDPMLRVYSAKNVNEELEAAMKDFLQANVVVNKSRKVLLPKVLERYAKEASLNSQHILDWVSKNVDKKLHDAVTKCMNSKSRGKTAQTIEWLPYSARFRYMFSVDLIDKA, from the exons ATGGATGTTTGCTTTGCAGATAAGTTATCTGCAGGTAGCAAGAACGCAGATAATCTTAAGACATCTTCCTCTGCtgcttcttattcttcttcctcttcttattCAGTTACTGATCATTCTGTTTCACAACACAGACGTTCGAAGAG TGCATCTGACAAGAACTTGGATTCTGCAAAGGCAGCTCCTTCTCAATCTGTACATCCGAGTGAGCAGCAAGTGAATGAAGGAGGAGGCAATCCTGCG CCCCACAATGCAAAACCCATTCCGCAAGATTCCCGTGATCCTGCTGTTAGAAGCGGAACAGATCATCGTGCTTCTTTGGAGAATGAT ATTGAAGTGTTACAAATGCGACTTCTTCATGAGAGAACAATGCGGAATATGCTGGAGAGAGCGATGGGCCGAGCTTCAAGTACACTGTCTCCAGGGCACAGACATTTTACCGCTCAG ACGAGAGAATTAATATCAGAGATTGAACTACTTGAACAAGAGGTGGCCAACCGTGAAAAGCATGTACTGTCTCTCTACAGAAGTATTTTTGATCAATGCATCAGCAAGACATCATCAGAACGAAATTCAGGGGCAGCATCTCCTGCCCATGATAAAAATGAAGCGCGGAAGCATCCAAGTATCATTTCTAGCTCATTTTGCTCTTCTAAGAAGTTCCCTTTGCAACATTTGCAAGTTATGGCATCTATGAAGGAGCATGGGAAGAGGAGTTCAACGCAGACATGCAAGACCAGATACAATTCACTCTTTAGCAATAAAATGGATGTTGATAAGGAGGGTCACTTTCGTGATTGTGGTAAG GGTCAAGCTGGTCTACTTACTGGGAAGACATTGCTGGGTTCACGTACACTGAAGGATCATCTGTATCGGTGCCCCTGTGAATTGTCTGAAGAGTTGGTGAGGTGCATGGCCTCCATATATCACTGGCTACAAGGTTCAGCTTCTAAAAAGCCGAAAAGAAAAGGTTGTCCATCTCTAACAAGGTCATCCACAGATGTAATTATTCCAAAATATATGGTTGAAGAAGAGCAGCACTGGTCTTGTAAACCAGTGATTGAGATATCATGGCTGTCTACAGACAGAAATCATTTTTCCCATGGATCATGTGCCATTAGTAGCTACAG GTCATTGGTAGAGCAACTTGAGAGAGTAGATGTGAGCCAGATGGAAGGAATTGCAAAAGTCGCATTCTGGATTAACGTGTATAATTCTCTCGTTATGCAT GCACATCTAGCATATGGGATCCCCCGCAGTTCTGTGAGAAGGATGGCCTTGTTTCATAAG GCTGCTTATAACATTGGAGGTTGCATAGTGAGTGCCAACTCTATTGAGCATTTCATATTGTGCTTCCGAACCCCTCGGATTGGACGT TGGTTTGAGCCCATCCTGTCAACCGCCCTGAGAATGAAATCAGGAGAATCACAAGTAGTTCGTTCAAAGTTCGGTGTTTCAGAGGCCCACCCAATTGTTTGCTTTGCACTTTGCACCGGTGCCTGCTCTGACCCAATG TTAAGGGTGTACTCTGCTAAAAATGTGAATGAAGAGCTGGAGGCGGCAATGAAAGATTTTCTTCAGGCTAATGTGGTGGTGAACAAGTCCAGGAAAGTGTTGCTTCCCAAGGTGCTTGAAAGGTATGCAAAAGAGGCATCCCTCAATTCTCAACATATACTCGACTGGGTGTCCAAGAATGTGGACAAGAAACTACATGATGCTGTTACAAAATGCATGAACAGTAAGTCTAGAGGAAAGACTGCACAAACCATAGAATGGTTACCATATAGTGCAAGGTTTAGATACATGTTCTCGGTGGACTTGATAGACAAAGCATGA
- the LOC116265280 gene encoding aquaporin TIP2-1-like: MESKLATAFLDSVSLHSLRCYFAEFTSTFFFVFAGVGASVSVGKLTSDATLDTGGLVAISVAHALALTVAVALAADRSGGHVNPAVTFGLVVGRHISILTGVFYVVAQLLGSIVACFFFSVVTAGQAIVPHTVTYEMTATGGVLMEFATTYALVYTVYATMVDRKPGSPSLLGPISIGFIVGANMLATGPFTGGSMNPARSFGAAVVSGKLKDGWVYWVGPICGGGAAGLVKGKVFASDAINSHTDNVNNNNHHHAQSDSLGVRYAPDFNSQAPMAAMANCNCSSHSYDLPCLLCYWAKDLYCGRI; this comes from the exons ATGGAGTCAAAGCTTGCTACCGCTTTTTTGGATTCAGTGAGCCTCCATTCGCTGCGCTGCTACTTCGCTGAGTTCACGTCGACATTCTTCTTCGTCTTCGCCGGAGTTGGCGCTTCCGTTTCCGTCG GAAAGCTGACATCGGATGCCACGTTGGATACCGGCGGACTGGTGGCTATCTCCGTGGCACACGCGTTGGCATTGACGGTGGCAGTGGCTCTCGCCGCCGATCGCTCCGGCGGCCACGTCAACCCGGCGGTCACATTTGGATTGGTGGTAGGGCGCCACATCAGCATTCTCACCGGCGTGTTCTACGTGGTAGCCCAGCTGCTGGGTTCAATCGTCGCATGCTTCTTCTTCTCAGTGGTCACCGCCGGCCAG GCCATCGTCCCCCATACCGTGACTTACGAGATGACTGCTACCGGTGGAGTGTTAATGGAGTTCGCCACCACGTACGCCTTGGTCTACACAGTGTATGCAACAATGGTGGACAGGAAACCGGGTTCTCCGAGCCTGCTCGGCCCAATTTCAATTGGTTTCATCGTCGGAGCAAACATGCTGGCTACCGGGCCCTTCACCGGTGGGTCCATGAACCCGGCGCGTTCCTTCGGCGCAGCAGTCGTGAGTGGGAAACTGAAGGATGGTTGGGTTTACTGGGTTGGTCCGATCTGCGGCGGTGGTGCGGCTGGCTTGGTCAAGGGGAAGGTTTTTGCCAGTGATGCCATAAACAGTCACACCGACAATGTCAATAATAATAATCACCATCATGCTCAGAGTGATTCATTAGGAGT AAGGTATGCCCCTGACTTCAATTCTCAGGCGCCAATGGCGGCCATGGCAAACTGCAACTGCTCATCTCACAGCTACGACCTGCCTTGCTTGTTATGCTACTGGGCCAAGGATCTTTATTGTGGCCGCATTTGA